In the genome of Hymenobacter taeanensis, one region contains:
- a CDS encoding right-handed parallel beta-helix repeat-containing protein, translating into MPVSNVPAVAINPLDFSRQPNGEDWKAHANLLVRGTNISTSGFTSSVTGTNTNTFAIATNQALLVPSLVWQQNPQGVQPADSKSQVTFTFDRPVNNLSMAVLDIDRDLTLAGSFIDEVTFDGYTTDAATTPIALTATNFTLANAGVNQFIGNNTVQGIGTSNSDVNATTVLTFSSPVKKLTLTFRNAAPYVDANTARTHTIGLTSFIWSAQADVTTTLRAQASPVVAGAQGQFNATFTNNGVDGAAQGVVAQIQLPSGLANVVATNGGSYNSNTGLVTYPNTTSLDIGASLTSTITFTTPTSGTVTATSAISTTSDEGTNTAPNSASASINATPIVLSGTIFDDVNYGGGVGRNYTEANAAAVGFTSGAIRQAGAAVELYDANGNFVATTTTNASGLYSFNVPSAATYTVRVVNSTVNSVRTLNTGFTTANIQAVQTFVNGVTNRVGGEAPEKQDAAANTGSQTLASLTTGTGSTGLTPQSITSVTVPAAGTTGVDFGFNFDLVTSTRDAGQGSLRQFIINANALANTNLAQSGLTAGRETSIFMIPSTTATPGLRAGLATGLTNGVAVISPATVLPTISDANTAIDGTRQTAIVGNTNNIALGNGGTVGVNATALSQLNGPEVQLVGPGATSAFNGLTLAANNTTITGLAIYGFGNSASNTTSGNIYVTTGATSGTLITGNVIGTTARSFSDPGATTRSAAHGIFLQSSGDVTTLFSGTISNNLIGYNATGGIELIVNSNGNGTSTGYFVEGNEIRGNAISNSSSDGIRLGVNGGVVRNNLFAANQGPGVDLAGSTGNALVTNNTISNNGLNGGGQTPGVRLQGTANTISQNIISNNYGAGILAQPSTTNSTFSQNSIFGNGSVLTSAGGAASGQIGIDLESSTDNTNQGTSPFVTLNDNGDADTGANGLTNMPIVQTATIRNGMLYLTGFARPGALLEFFISAPNAASLNAVGANFGQGQTYLFSRTEGTTGNPSATLNDLDATTGNYTGLINGFNQGTETGQNRFSYAIALSALTSGQQAALTAGTAKLTATATQVTLVNGNQGTSEFSGNAPVQLAPVANNDFASTTPGTAVTLSITDNDQNGIDGGTVAVNGQAAGGTTAVTVTGGTFTFLGNGQVSFVPAAGFTGVATVPYTVNNTSGITSNTAFISVAVSGTTFNLATSFSTVPAATVNAGSSVSYTVVSSNPGTVAATNVIETVQLPAGLSTGFTVGGSAGTPNASTGITTFAGGSYNQNTGLLTLTIGNLAANGGSASTALTFPAPLNSPLVVTANISGAGGVETTTTDNTIVSKIDITPRFDVTTAIGGPTTVTAGNEVTYTVVTNNLSGTTTPANVNSISPAVNVEQTVTLQGNLTGAGIYASNGGMVAYNSTLNVTVVTFPAIGVLAAGQSQVNTITFTAPNTSFSAPTAVVTSGFTGSNTGDLNSPTAGTDNNTAQLNGAATRPTITPATRTGTAANVYTNISASAANVAPGANITLTIMAGNAGAAAASGVQQTISLPTGLTFSNLGGGSYNAVTGVLTFPALTSPLAAGATQPYTVTFAAPQQGFVLATAAVTTTTPDAIPADNLAQTKVEVTPLVDVATTLAGPVVALPGQTVSYTVTTASNGPAAADGVVQTVQLPTGLTNVQLNSLSAGSQYNATTGTLTIRFPDPLATGFSQTNTISFTAPAGAANLNVSAAVSTSSAETVVTNNAATVVTALTPAADVAIQVTGPPTVTVGNPVPYVVSTTNNGAAVATSVIPTLQLPAGLGTANVTFPAGAATGSYNNATGLVTFSTVAVLASGATTSSVIVVTMPDASQLSAVGQVTTTSTDTNPTNNYATAATTATTVTTATADLRTTLTPATTTVNAGSSVTLTATFSNLGAGTATNVVPQLLLQPGLTGVTVTDNGTVRNADYNATTGVVTFQSTAAALASLASGSSLPGTYTVSFNAPATGPVSAVASIYSATSDGVLSNNTASATVNVTPQADAQTSIAGPLTAQPGSRVTYEITTSNNSTAVSPSTNVVQTVTIPGTPANLTFSAGASSAVVGANTVVTFPTVASMAPGVAGAVTNFISFTTPATATTLNITANVTSAADINISAASNSASISTIANNAPVAYNVVNNLLPAGEVRFNQVIENTATTAQPISPLVATDVNAGQTLSYTLASVPTSGGLYIGTSTTALISGATISASEAGQLRYLPVSGFIGNAFFTYTATDNATPTSATSNVALYTIAVGQDANSSYTTTPVKGGASPYLTGDVLANVFDANSGTYNSATPQAVVKDGVSSATLVTTGLPAGVSGSFPPGVDFNTTNPNQIGQIVVTNNRLLVAGTYTVQIRTIDANGGTNTQNVTFTIGVRPLPVQLASFTAKAAGPNAELTWRTAQELRNDHFVVERSFDGRSFSALGQVQGQGTTTLATDYQFLDAQVAAKAAGQTVYYRLRQVDTDGTSSFSAVQAVAFTKTEVAISLYPNPASTSTTLNLTSLPQGAYQVSIIDAVGRVVRQARYEGGTTPTLSVQELPVGSYQVLISGASFNKSLRFIKE; encoded by the coding sequence TTGCCTGTATCCAATGTACCTGCTGTAGCCATCAATCCACTTGATTTCAGCCGCCAGCCAAATGGCGAGGACTGGAAAGCTCACGCAAACCTCTTAGTACGCGGTACCAATATTAGCACAAGCGGGTTTACCTCGTCGGTAACTGGCACCAATACCAACACGTTTGCAATAGCAACAAACCAAGCGCTGCTTGTTCCTTCACTGGTATGGCAGCAGAACCCGCAGGGTGTACAGCCAGCCGACAGCAAGTCGCAGGTAACATTCACGTTTGACCGTCCAGTCAATAACCTATCAATGGCTGTATTGGATATTGACCGTGACTTAACGCTTGCTGGTAGCTTCATTGATGAGGTGACCTTTGACGGTTACACCACAGATGCAGCCACTACCCCAATCGCCCTGACGGCTACCAATTTTACGCTAGCCAACGCTGGCGTTAATCAGTTTATCGGCAATAATACTGTGCAGGGTATTGGCACCAGCAACTCCGATGTTAATGCCACTACGGTATTGACGTTCTCTTCGCCTGTTAAAAAACTGACGTTAACCTTCCGAAACGCGGCTCCTTATGTGGATGCTAACACCGCTCGAACCCATACAATTGGCCTAACCTCATTCATCTGGAGCGCGCAGGCCGATGTTACAACAACACTCAGGGCACAGGCTTCGCCCGTAGTCGCGGGAGCTCAAGGTCAGTTCAACGCTACCTTCACAAACAACGGTGTAGATGGGGCGGCCCAAGGAGTAGTGGCACAGATACAATTACCTTCTGGCCTAGCCAATGTAGTGGCTACAAACGGAGGCAGCTACAATAGCAATACAGGTCTGGTTACGTATCCAAACACCACTTCTCTGGACATAGGAGCTTCTCTAACTTCAACTATTACGTTTACGACTCCGACTTCTGGAACAGTAACCGCTACCTCTGCTATCAGCACAACGTCTGATGAGGGCACCAATACCGCTCCCAACTCAGCTTCCGCTAGTATCAACGCAACCCCGATTGTACTGAGCGGCACAATCTTCGATGATGTTAACTATGGTGGTGGTGTTGGACGCAACTATACAGAAGCAAATGCGGCTGCAGTAGGCTTTACTTCTGGCGCTATCCGGCAAGCAGGTGCGGCTGTTGAGCTATATGATGCTAACGGCAATTTTGTTGCTACTACTACTACTAACGCATCAGGCTTATACAGCTTTAATGTTCCCTCCGCTGCTACCTATACGGTGCGCGTAGTAAACTCTACCGTTAACTCTGTTCGAACCCTCAATACCGGCTTTACTACTGCCAATATTCAGGCAGTGCAAACCTTCGTGAACGGCGTTACCAACCGGGTAGGGGGCGAGGCCCCCGAAAAGCAGGATGCAGCTGCTAACACCGGCTCTCAAACCTTAGCTAGTCTTACTACAGGCACCGGAAGCACGGGCTTAACGCCTCAATCCATCACTAGTGTAACCGTACCGGCTGCTGGCACCACAGGTGTTGATTTTGGTTTCAATTTTGATCTTGTAACTTCCACGCGAGACGCGGGTCAGGGCTCGTTACGCCAGTTTATTATCAACGCCAATGCCTTGGCTAATACCAACCTGGCGCAGAGTGGTCTAACTGCTGGTCGTGAAACCAGCATTTTTATGATCCCCTCAACCACAGCTACCCCGGGTTTGCGGGCTGGGTTGGCTACGGGCCTTACCAATGGCGTTGCTGTTATCAGCCCGGCCACGGTACTGCCTACCATCTCTGATGCTAATACTGCTATTGATGGCACCCGCCAGACTGCTATTGTTGGCAACACCAATAATATAGCTCTGGGTAATGGGGGCACCGTGGGTGTAAATGCGACGGCGCTAAGTCAGCTAAACGGCCCAGAGGTACAACTTGTGGGCCCTGGAGCTACTAGTGCATTTAACGGCTTAACGTTAGCTGCCAACAACACGACTATAACAGGCCTGGCTATTTATGGCTTTGGCAACTCGGCCAGCAACACTACCTCGGGCAACATTTACGTGACTACTGGTGCTACTAGTGGTACCCTGATTACGGGCAACGTGATTGGCACCACCGCGCGTAGCTTCTCTGACCCTGGCGCTACTACACGGTCAGCAGCCCACGGCATTTTCCTGCAGAGCAGCGGCGATGTTACCACCCTTTTCAGCGGCACTATCTCGAATAACCTGATTGGCTACAACGCTACCGGAGGAATTGAACTCATTGTTAATAGCAACGGCAACGGTACTTCTACAGGTTATTTCGTAGAAGGCAACGAAATCAGAGGCAATGCTATTAGTAATTCCTCTTCCGATGGTATTCGTTTGGGAGTGAATGGCGGCGTAGTGCGCAATAACCTGTTTGCCGCCAACCAAGGCCCAGGCGTAGATTTGGCAGGTAGCACCGGTAATGCTCTTGTCACCAACAACACCATTAGCAATAATGGCTTGAATGGCGGGGGTCAGACTCCTGGCGTGCGCTTGCAGGGTACGGCTAACACTATCAGCCAGAACATCATCAGCAACAACTACGGCGCCGGAATTCTGGCTCAGCCGTCTACTACGAATAGCACTTTCAGTCAAAACTCTATTTTCGGCAACGGCTCCGTACTAACCTCCGCCGGCGGAGCAGCTAGTGGCCAAATCGGCATTGACCTAGAGAGTAGCACAGATAATACTAACCAGGGCACTTCGCCTTTCGTTACGCTGAATGACAATGGTGATGCCGACACGGGCGCCAATGGCCTAACTAATATGCCAATTGTTCAGACTGCTACTATCCGGAACGGCATGCTTTACCTGACGGGTTTTGCCCGCCCAGGTGCGCTGTTGGAGTTCTTCATTTCCGCTCCCAATGCAGCTTCTCTGAATGCCGTCGGCGCTAACTTCGGTCAGGGACAAACCTACTTGTTCTCCCGCACCGAGGGCACGACAGGCAACCCCAGTGCTACTCTAAACGACTTGGATGCTACTACGGGTAACTATACCGGGCTGATTAATGGATTTAACCAAGGTACAGAAACCGGCCAAAATCGCTTTTCTTATGCTATTGCGCTTTCAGCCCTCACTTCTGGGCAGCAAGCGGCTCTCACGGCTGGCACCGCAAAGCTTACTGCTACTGCAACCCAGGTGACACTGGTAAACGGCAACCAAGGCACCTCCGAATTCTCAGGTAATGCACCCGTTCAACTAGCTCCGGTTGCCAACAACGATTTCGCTTCTACTACTCCCGGAACCGCCGTTACGCTCTCAATTACCGATAATGACCAGAATGGCATTGATGGTGGCACAGTAGCGGTTAACGGCCAAGCAGCCGGTGGCACTACTGCTGTTACAGTAACGGGCGGCACGTTCACTTTCCTTGGCAACGGGCAGGTAAGTTTTGTACCAGCTGCGGGCTTTACAGGGGTCGCTACTGTTCCGTACACGGTGAATAACACCTCAGGCATTACTTCCAACACGGCTTTCATCTCAGTTGCCGTATCGGGCACTACCTTTAACCTGGCTACCAGCTTCTCCACGGTGCCTGCAGCCACAGTAAACGCTGGTTCTTCTGTTAGCTACACAGTAGTATCTAGCAATCCTGGCACTGTAGCTGCTACTAACGTAATAGAAACAGTACAGCTGCCAGCTGGTCTGAGCACGGGCTTCACTGTAGGCGGTTCCGCGGGTACACCTAATGCTTCTACAGGTATTACCACCTTTGCAGGCGGCAGCTACAACCAGAACACGGGCTTACTGACGCTTACTATCGGCAACCTAGCCGCTAACGGCGGTTCGGCTTCTACTGCCTTAACGTTCCCAGCCCCGCTCAATAGCCCCTTAGTGGTTACCGCTAATATCAGCGGTGCTGGTGGTGTCGAAACAACCACTACCGACAACACGATAGTATCTAAAATCGATATCACGCCTCGCTTCGACGTGACGACGGCCATCGGTGGTCCCACGACCGTAACCGCTGGCAACGAGGTAACCTACACCGTGGTTACCAATAACCTCAGTGGTACCACCACGCCGGCTAACGTCAACTCCATTTCTCCGGCCGTCAATGTAGAACAGACGGTTACTCTGCAGGGTAACCTTACGGGTGCGGGCATTTACGCTTCCAATGGTGGCATGGTGGCCTACAACTCTACGCTGAACGTTACGGTTGTTACTTTCCCCGCCATTGGGGTATTGGCTGCCGGGCAGTCGCAGGTAAACACCATCACCTTCACAGCTCCCAACACTAGTTTCTCTGCTCCGACGGCTGTAGTTACTTCAGGCTTCACCGGTTCCAATACCGGTGACCTGAACTCTCCTACCGCTGGCACAGACAATAATACTGCTCAGCTGAACGGGGCTGCTACTCGTCCTACCATCACACCCGCCACGCGGACGGGTACGGCAGCCAACGTCTACACGAACATTTCGGCTTCGGCAGCTAATGTGGCTCCGGGTGCTAACATCACCCTCACCATTATGGCAGGCAACGCAGGCGCTGCCGCGGCTAGTGGCGTGCAGCAAACCATATCTCTTCCCACAGGACTGACCTTCAGCAACCTGGGGGGCGGTTCTTATAATGCTGTCACGGGGGTTCTGACCTTCCCGGCCCTGACGTCGCCGCTGGCGGCCGGTGCTACGCAACCGTACACGGTAACCTTCGCGGCACCTCAGCAAGGCTTTGTGCTGGCTACGGCAGCCGTAACAACCACAACTCCAGACGCAATACCTGCCGATAACCTGGCTCAAACTAAAGTTGAGGTAACACCGCTGGTAGATGTGGCCACTACACTGGCTGGCCCTGTAGTGGCACTGCCAGGACAAACAGTAAGCTACACGGTTACTACAGCAAGCAACGGCCCTGCGGCGGCTGATGGCGTGGTGCAAACGGTGCAGCTGCCAACGGGCCTGACGAACGTGCAGCTGAATTCGCTGAGTGCAGGTTCGCAGTACAACGCAACCACTGGCACTCTTACTATCCGCTTCCCTGACCCGCTGGCCACTGGCTTTAGCCAGACCAACACCATCTCGTTTACAGCTCCTGCGGGGGCGGCTAACCTGAACGTTTCTGCGGCTGTAAGTACCAGCTCTGCTGAAACCGTTGTGACCAACAATGCTGCTACCGTAGTAACAGCTCTAACCCCTGCGGCCGATGTAGCTATCCAGGTTACGGGTCCGCCCACTGTTACGGTAGGCAACCCTGTGCCCTATGTGGTATCTACCACCAACAACGGCGCAGCAGTAGCTACTAGCGTAATTCCTACTTTGCAGCTACCTGCGGGCCTGGGAACGGCTAACGTAACCTTCCCAGCCGGAGCCGCTACTGGATCATACAACAACGCTACTGGCCTAGTAACCTTCTCAACAGTAGCAGTACTGGCCAGCGGAGCTACTACCTCCAGCGTGATAGTCGTAACTATGCCGGATGCCTCACAACTTTCGGCCGTAGGCCAGGTTACGACCACCAGCACCGATACGAACCCGACTAACAATTACGCTACAGCCGCCACTACGGCCACCACAGTCACTACGGCCACGGCTGACTTACGTACCACGCTAACTCCGGCTACCACCACGGTAAATGCAGGAAGCAGCGTTACGCTCACCGCTACATTCAGTAACTTAGGTGCCGGCACGGCAACCAACGTGGTTCCGCAGCTGCTGTTGCAGCCAGGCCTGACGGGCGTTACCGTTACAGACAACGGCACGGTTCGCAATGCTGATTACAACGCCACCACGGGGGTAGTAACCTTCCAGTCGACGGCAGCGGCGCTGGCCTCCCTGGCAAGCGGGTCTTCGTTGCCCGGTACGTACACGGTATCGTTTAACGCTCCGGCCACTGGCCCAGTGTCGGCAGTGGCCAGCATTTACTCGGCTACCTCCGATGGAGTACTTTCCAACAATACGGCCTCAGCTACGGTAAACGTAACGCCTCAGGCAGATGCGCAAACCAGCATTGCAGGTCCGCTCACGGCCCAGCCAGGCTCACGGGTAACGTATGAGATTACCACCTCCAACAACAGCACTGCGGTGTCGCCTTCCACAAATGTTGTGCAGACCGTAACTATACCTGGTACGCCTGCTAATCTAACGTTCTCGGCAGGTGCTTCTTCGGCGGTTGTAGGAGCCAACACGGTTGTTACTTTCCCCACGGTTGCCTCTATGGCTCCCGGCGTGGCCGGTGCAGTAACCAACTTCATCTCGTTCACGACCCCAGCTACGGCTACCACGCTAAACATTACAGCTAATGTAACCTCAGCCGCCGATATTAACATCTCGGCTGCTTCAAACTCAGCCAGCATTTCGACCATTGCGAACAATGCCCCAGTGGCCTACAACGTAGTGAACAACTTGCTGCCAGCGGGTGAGGTACGCTTTAATCAGGTGATTGAGAACACGGCTACCACGGCCCAGCCTATCTCGCCGCTGGTAGCTACGGATGTAAATGCTGGCCAGACGCTGAGCTATACTCTTGCTTCGGTACCCACTTCCGGTGGCCTATATATAGGCACCAGCACGACGGCCCTGATTTCTGGCGCTACAATCTCGGCCTCAGAGGCTGGTCAGCTGCGCTATCTGCCAGTTAGCGGGTTCATAGGCAACGCCTTCTTTACGTACACAGCTACAGACAACGCCACCCCCACATCGGCCACTTCGAATGTTGCGCTCTACACTATTGCGGTGGGACAGGATGCTAACTCTTCGTACACAACAACCCCTGTGAAAGGCGGCGCGAGCCCCTACCTGACAGGTGATGTATTGGCTAATGTGTTTGATGCAAATAGCGGCACGTACAACTCAGCTACGCCTCAGGCAGTAGTGAAAGATGGTGTTAGCTCGGCTACTCTCGTAACTACTGGCCTACCCGCTGGTGTATCAGGCAGCTTCCCTCCCGGCGTTGATTTTAACACAACTAATCCTAATCAGATCGGGCAGATTGTAGTAACCAACAACCGACTCTTGGTGGCTGGTACTTACACGGTTCAGATCAGAACGATTGATGCCAACGGTGGTACAAACACCCAGAACGTCACCTTCACCATTGGGGTACGTCCGCTGCCCGTGCAGTTGGCGAGCTTCACGGCCAAAGCCGCCGGCCCGAATGCAGAGCTGACGTGGCGCACGGCCCAGGAGCTGCGCAACGACCACTTTGTGGTGGAGCGTAGCTTCGACGGCCGCAGCTTCTCGGCCCTAGGCCAGGTACAGGGGCAGGGCACGACCACGCTGGCCACCGATTACCAGTTCCTGGATGCACAGGTAGCGGCCAAAGCCGCTGGCCAAACGGTGTACTATCGTCTGCGCCAGGTTGACACGGACGGCACCAGCAGCTTCAGCGCCGTGCAAGCTGTGGCCTTCACTAAAACGGAAGTCGCTATCAGCCTGTACCCGAACCCCGCTTCAACCAGCACCACGCTCAACCTAACAAGTCTGCCCCAAGGCGCTTATCAGGTAAGCATTATTGACGCAGTAGGCCGGGTAGTTCGCCAGGCACGCTATGAGGGCGGTACTACCCCAACGCTGTCGGTGCAGGAACTGCCCGTGGGTAGCTACCAGGTATTGATTAGCGGTGCAAGCTTTAACAAGTCGTTGCGATTTATCAAAGAATAG
- a CDS encoding NAD(P)/FAD-dependent oxidoreductase: MPAATTPRHRAPAQPTTDYDVMIIGAGSAGLSAALVLGRCLRRVLVCDGGKPRNAPSPAVHGFLTRDGMQPDELLRLGREQLTPYKSVEVREARVTQVDVLSKYFRLTLEGATGHSTTYTTRKVLLATGVDDELPPLDGMRDLWGSGVLHCPYCHGWEVRDKPLAVYGKHKSVTGLALLVSRWSNDITVCTDGWKGLTPNARRRLRRQGITVREEEVERLEGTPEGDLKHIVFKTGEKLARTAVFIHAHQHQRSPFAEQLGCKLSEKGAIVVDKDQQTSVHGLYAAGDITPGTQQALLAAAKGCQAAICINETLTREECPK, translated from the coding sequence ATGCCTGCTGCAACCACTCCCCGCCACCGCGCCCCTGCCCAGCCTACTACCGACTACGATGTGATGATTATTGGGGCCGGCAGTGCGGGCCTGAGCGCGGCCCTGGTGCTGGGCCGCTGCCTGCGCCGCGTGTTGGTGTGCGACGGCGGCAAACCCCGTAATGCCCCCTCTCCGGCCGTGCATGGGTTCCTGACCCGCGACGGCATGCAGCCCGATGAGCTGCTACGCCTGGGCCGGGAGCAGCTCACGCCATACAAGTCAGTAGAAGTTCGGGAGGCACGCGTTACGCAGGTGGATGTGCTGAGTAAGTACTTCCGCCTGACTCTGGAAGGCGCCACCGGTCACAGCACTACGTATACCACCCGCAAGGTACTACTGGCTACGGGCGTTGATGATGAGTTGCCGCCCCTCGATGGCATGCGCGACCTGTGGGGCAGTGGAGTGCTGCACTGCCCTTACTGCCATGGCTGGGAAGTGCGCGATAAGCCCTTGGCGGTATATGGCAAACACAAGAGCGTGACCGGTCTAGCGTTGCTGGTAAGCCGCTGGAGCAACGACATTACGGTGTGCACCGATGGTTGGAAGGGCCTGACCCCAAACGCCCGCCGCCGCCTGCGCCGCCAGGGCATTACGGTACGAGAGGAGGAAGTGGAGCGCCTGGAGGGCACCCCGGAAGGGGACCTGAAGCACATCGTGTTCAAGACCGGAGAAAAGTTGGCCCGCACGGCGGTATTTATTCACGCGCACCAGCACCAACGCAGCCCTTTTGCGGAGCAGCTGGGCTGCAAGCTCTCCGAAAAAGGCGCCATTGTGGTGGACAAGGACCAGCAAACCTCCGTGCATGGCCTTTACGCCGCCGGCGACATTACGCCCGGCACCCAGCAGGCTTTGCTGGCCGCCGCAAAGGGCTGCCAGGCCGCCATCTGCATCAATGAAACCCTCACCCGTGAAGAATGCCCCAAATGA
- a CDS encoding right-handed parallel beta-helix repeat-containing protein, which translates to MNTATTIAQSQVGVTVATGTTAVGADFGFNFDAVVNSNNSGQGSLRQFIVNSNALTNAGLDQEAFNGTPATGTTAIDPAAGSEYAIFMLNDGRTTGTALPGLRLNMTASTGYSATNKTFTFSGLSALPTITDNNTAIDGKLQTILTGEGTTPTANNLAGEIILDFSNSTTGGISATGGNTRIASLNITGAGIAAGSRALNTTGAVLADGAAIVFTGATSSGSIVTDVTGQNNTIATVLLSNGAQGVTLRNNVFRTGRSVAATANTIAYDGAGILLSNASGNTINNNNISNNNGFGIELISASNNIISGNTISSNGVSTTTSDDAGISITSGNNNLISTNTITGNSGDGIVALSGTSGNRFTENSISGNTGLGIDLSATTTITGDNVTKNASGKTASSGANGLLNFPVITQAKISSSRLIVTGFAPTGSLVEFYIAAADPTSFGQGTTYLFNATEGSTADGDNKSSSYNSASFVPSFDQGSETYASRFIFSFPLTATQVTSITNAKLTATATVLATVNNIAVGNTSEFSGNITATSGPLPVRLVSFTAKAAGQDAQLAWRTAQELRNDQFVVERSFDGKSFSSVGQVKGQGTTTLATTYQFTDEQVAPKAAGQTVYYRLRQVDSDGTTSFSTVKAVAFTKTEAAINVVPNPASNQAHLDLSALREGPYQVTVLDVMGRLVHQAAAKGGLVHELPVGQWPAGVYLIQVKGQAGTKTTRLIKE; encoded by the coding sequence TTGAACACAGCAACAACTATTGCCCAAAGCCAAGTAGGTGTAACGGTAGCAACTGGTACAACGGCCGTTGGCGCCGACTTCGGCTTTAATTTTGATGCTGTAGTAAATTCCAACAACTCAGGTCAAGGGTCTTTGCGGCAGTTCATCGTCAATAGCAACGCCCTGACCAATGCAGGCCTTGACCAGGAAGCTTTCAATGGCACCCCGGCTACTGGCACAACTGCCATTGACCCCGCCGCTGGTAGTGAGTACGCCATATTCATGCTCAACGATGGCCGCACTACTGGCACCGCGCTGCCTGGCTTGCGCCTAAACATGACGGCTTCGACTGGCTATAGTGCAACAAATAAGACCTTTACCTTTTCCGGGCTATCTGCATTGCCGACTATCACCGATAACAACACGGCTATTGACGGCAAACTGCAGACAATACTAACCGGAGAAGGTACTACTCCTACTGCTAACAACTTGGCGGGTGAGATTATCTTAGACTTCAGCAACTCCACGACTGGTGGAATTTCCGCTACGGGTGGTAATACCCGTATTGCATCACTGAATATTACGGGTGCTGGTATAGCAGCTGGTAGTAGAGCCTTAAATACCACGGGTGCCGTGCTAGCAGATGGCGCTGCTATAGTATTCACGGGTGCTACCTCCTCTGGCTCTATCGTGACGGACGTAACTGGTCAAAACAACACGATTGCCACTGTGCTTCTGAGTAATGGGGCCCAAGGGGTTACACTTCGCAATAATGTGTTTCGTACGGGCCGCTCAGTGGCAGCAACTGCTAATACAATTGCTTACGATGGAGCTGGTATCCTGCTATCAAACGCCTCTGGCAATACTATTAATAACAACAATATCAGCAACAACAATGGGTTTGGTATTGAGCTAATAAGTGCCAGCAACAATATCATCAGTGGCAATACCATTAGTTCAAATGGGGTAAGCACCACTACGTCAGATGATGCCGGTATAAGCATTACTTCAGGTAACAATAACCTGATTAGCACTAACACCATCACAGGCAACTCGGGGGATGGAATTGTAGCGCTGAGTGGAACTTCTGGCAACCGGTTCACAGAAAACAGCATTTCTGGAAACACCGGCTTAGGCATAGACCTTTCAGCTACTACTACAATTACAGGGGATAACGTTACGAAGAACGCCAGCGGCAAAACAGCTTCCAGCGGCGCCAACGGGCTGCTAAACTTCCCGGTTATCACGCAGGCTAAAATCAGCAGCAGCCGTCTGATTGTAACTGGGTTTGCCCCTACCGGCTCCCTGGTAGAGTTCTATATTGCTGCCGCCGACCCAACCTCATTCGGGCAGGGCACTACTTACCTCTTCAACGCCACGGAAGGTTCCACAGCCGATGGCGATAATAAATCCAGTTCGTACAACAGTGCCTCCTTTGTTCCAAGCTTCGACCAAGGTTCTGAGACTTACGCTAGCCGGTTTATTTTCTCATTCCCTCTGACCGCAACACAAGTAACATCGATAACTAACGCAAAGCTTACTGCTACTGCTACCGTGTTGGCTACTGTTAACAACATAGCGGTTGGCAACACCTCCGAGTTCTCGGGTAATATCACGGCAACTTCGGGCCCACTCCCTGTCAGGCTGGTTAGCTTCACGGCCAAAGCGGCCGGTCAGGATGCCCAACTGGCATGGCGCACGGCCCAGGAACTGCGCAACGACCAATTCGTTGTGGAACGTAGCTTTGATGGTAAGAGCTTTAGCAGCGTAGGCCAAGTAAAAGGTCAAGGCACCACAACTCTGGCTACTACCTACCAGTTCACCGACGAGCAGGTAGCGCCCAAAGCCGCTGGCCAAACGGTATACTACCGCCTGCGCCAGGTTGACTCGGATGGCACCACCAGCTTCAGCACTGTAAAAGCTGTGGCCTTCACTAAAACGGAAGCCGCTATTAATGTAGTGCCTAATCCTGCTTCCAACCAGGCACACCTAGATTTAAGCGCGCTACGCGAAGGCCCTTATCAGGTAACAGTGCTTGACGTGATGGGCCGCTTAGTACATCAGGCGGCAGCTAAGGGTGGCCTAGTGCACGAACTGCCCGTAGGCCAGTGGCCCGCGGGTGTCTACCTGATTCAGGTGAAGGGGCAGGCTGGAACCAAGACTACCCGCCTGATTAAAGAATAA